From a region of the Streptomyces sp. NBC_00193 genome:
- a CDS encoding LuxR C-terminal-related transcriptional regulator has translation MLAPPEPTGPGEDSAEPGEEDRLLLALLVSGLKDEAIARQLGWSVRTMRRRMSRLHDQLGAANRFQAGAVAARRKRGGDAGNAPVSIRR, from the coding sequence CTGCTCGCACCACCGGAACCGACGGGCCCCGGCGAGGACTCCGCGGAACCGGGCGAGGAGGACAGGCTGCTCCTCGCCCTGCTGGTCAGCGGGTTGAAGGACGAGGCGATAGCGCGCCAGCTGGGCTGGTCGGTACGGACCATGCGGCGCCGGATGAGCCGCCTGCACGACCAACTGGGCGCGGCGAACCGCTTCCAGGCGGGAGCCGTCGCGGCCCGGCGGAAACGCGGTGGTGACGCCGGGAACGCCCCGGTTAGCATCCGAAGATGA
- a CDS encoding NAD(P)/FAD-dependent oxidoreductase translates to MPRPESAEHDYDVVISGAGLAGSAAAILLARRGVRVALLERRSDPEAYKVLCTHSITANAYPVLDELGLVPDLEKAGAVRNTARWYTRWGWIEPKPAPGGPELPYAYNVRRSTLDPLIRSRAAQTPGVDLLLGHQVTEVVREAGRTVGVRASTPQGEREIRARLVVGADGKDSAVAKHAGMRTVTRPNNRFGYLAHFRNLPLRDGIGHTWFLEPDMAYAFPNDDGVTVLAVLPDKKRLPEFREDLEGSFAAFVRALPEAPAIDSAERVSKIIGTVDYPLHMRKPTAPGLALIGDAALTGDPLWGVGCGWALESARWLAEAVAPAAAGRGDLGRSLRRYARKHGRKLSGHQTLAIDFAKSRPFNPGEELVFAAAARDAAMARHMHLFASRLIGPVRFLNPVVLAKASLINIRHRWADED, encoded by the coding sequence ATGCCCAGGCCTGAGAGCGCGGAACACGACTACGACGTCGTCATCAGCGGGGCCGGCCTCGCCGGCAGCGCCGCGGCGATCCTGCTCGCCCGGCGCGGAGTCCGCGTCGCCCTGCTGGAACGCCGCTCGGACCCCGAGGCGTACAAGGTGCTGTGCACCCACTCCATCACGGCCAACGCCTATCCGGTCCTGGACGAGCTCGGCCTCGTCCCCGACCTGGAGAAGGCCGGAGCGGTCCGCAACACGGCGCGCTGGTACACCCGTTGGGGCTGGATCGAGCCGAAACCGGCTCCGGGCGGGCCCGAGTTGCCGTACGCGTACAACGTCCGGCGCAGCACCCTCGACCCGTTGATCAGGTCCCGTGCCGCGCAGACCCCGGGCGTCGACCTGCTCCTCGGTCACCAGGTCACCGAGGTGGTCCGGGAGGCCGGACGGACCGTGGGGGTGCGCGCGTCGACGCCGCAGGGCGAGCGCGAGATCCGGGCCCGGCTGGTGGTCGGCGCCGACGGCAAGGACTCGGCGGTGGCCAAGCACGCCGGGATGCGCACCGTGACGCGTCCGAACAACCGCTTCGGCTACCTCGCCCACTTCCGCAACCTGCCGCTCCGCGACGGCATCGGTCACACCTGGTTCCTCGAACCCGACATGGCCTACGCGTTCCCGAACGACGACGGGGTGACCGTCCTCGCGGTGCTCCCGGACAAGAAGCGGCTGCCGGAGTTCCGCGAGGACCTGGAGGGCAGCTTCGCCGCCTTCGTCCGCGCCCTGCCCGAGGCGCCGGCGATCGACTCCGCCGAGCGCGTCTCGAAGATCATCGGGACGGTCGACTACCCGCTCCACATGCGCAAGCCCACCGCACCGGGCCTCGCGCTGATCGGCGACGCCGCCCTGACCGGCGACCCCCTGTGGGGAGTGGGATGCGGGTGGGCCCTGGAGTCCGCGCGCTGGCTGGCGGAGGCGGTCGCCCCGGCCGCGGCCGGCCGCGGTGACCTCGGCAGGTCGCTCAGGCGGTACGCGCGCAAGCACGGGCGCAAACTGAGCGGTCACCAGACGCTGGCGATCGACTTCGCCAAGTCCCGTCCGTTCAATCCCGGGGAGGAGCTGGTGTTCGCGGCGGCGGCGCGCGACGCGGCCATGGCGCGGCACATGCACCTGTTCGCGTCCCGGCTGATCGGCCCGGTGCGCTTCCTCAATCCCGTGGTCCTGGCCAAGGCCTCGCTCATCAACATCAGACACCGCTGGGCGGACGAGGACTGA
- a CDS encoding HAMP domain-containing sensor histidine kinase has translation MIRSRFPIGPGRLPLRGRLTLVTTAVFAVLGCGVLALNWLSSRQLIEANRDIVIASAGMPEAQFPDPGTAEVAPGTADLPPGAADVPPGATDVPPGSTQAALTTPAEAFDHFQNAILGDLLTRSAVLLTVFTALAALLAWWASHRSLHRLHQVTGAARRISTGSSLDERLALDGPYDEIRELGDTFDAMLDRLDRSFTAQRSFTAHASHELRTPLTVLRTALEIPLAQGRVPDELRPAVLRALDANVRIERLIAALLTLARAESAAPALRPTDLADTARAAAYDLAEEARTAGVRVTLDAADAPVDGDPALLRQVALNLLANAVRHNHPGGTAVIVTGTVGDRVFLEVSNTGDVVPPEEVPALFAPFHQGRERGSGFGLGLAVVRAISDTHHGEIVATPRAGGGLTVRVLLPGRDGAAAGAG, from the coding sequence GTGATCCGGTCCCGCTTCCCGATCGGCCCCGGCCGCCTGCCGCTGCGCGGCCGGCTGACCCTGGTGACCACGGCCGTCTTCGCCGTGCTCGGCTGCGGGGTGCTGGCGCTGAACTGGCTCAGCTCGCGCCAGCTCATCGAGGCCAACCGCGACATCGTCATCGCGTCCGCCGGAATGCCGGAGGCACAGTTCCCCGATCCGGGGACGGCCGAGGTGGCCCCGGGGACGGCCGATCTACCCCCGGGGGCCGCCGACGTGCCTCCGGGGGCGACCGACGTGCCCCCGGGGTCCACCCAGGCCGCCCTCACGACCCCGGCCGAGGCCTTCGACCACTTCCAGAACGCCATCCTGGGCGACCTGCTGACCCGCTCCGCGGTGCTGCTCACCGTCTTCACGGCGCTCGCCGCGCTGCTCGCCTGGTGGGCGAGCCACCGCTCCCTGCACCGGCTCCACCAGGTGACCGGGGCCGCACGCCGGATCAGCACCGGCAGCAGCCTGGACGAGCGGCTCGCTCTGGACGGTCCGTACGACGAGATCCGCGAACTCGGGGACACCTTCGACGCCATGCTCGACCGGCTCGACCGGAGCTTCACGGCCCAGCGGAGCTTCACCGCCCACGCCTCGCACGAGCTGCGCACCCCGCTGACCGTCCTGCGCACCGCGCTGGAGATCCCCCTGGCCCAGGGGCGGGTCCCGGACGAGCTGCGCCCCGCCGTCCTGCGCGCGCTGGACGCCAACGTACGGATCGAGCGGCTGATCGCGGCCCTGCTGACCCTGGCGCGCGCGGAGAGCGCCGCACCGGCGCTGCGTCCGACGGATCTGGCGGACACCGCCCGGGCCGCGGCGTACGACCTGGCCGAGGAGGCCCGTACCGCCGGGGTCCGGGTCACGCTCGACGCGGCGGACGCGCCGGTGGACGGGGACCCCGCACTGCTCCGGCAGGTCGCGCTCAACCTGCTGGCCAACGCGGTGCGCCACAACCATCCCGGCGGCACCGCCGTGATCGTGACCGGCACGGTGGGCGACCGGGTGTTCCTGGAGGTCTCCAACACCGGCGACGTCGTGCCGCCGGAGGAGGTGCCCGCCCTGTTCGCGCCGTTCCACCAGGGCCGGGAGCGGGGCAGCGGTTTCGGGCTCGGGCTCGCCGTGGTCCGGGCGATCAGCGACACCCACCACGGCGAGATCGTGGCCACGCCCCGCGCGGGCGGCGGGCTCACGGTCCGCGTCCTGCTGCCCGGCCGCGACGGGGCCGCGGCCGGGGCGGGTTGA
- a CDS encoding response regulator transcription factor yields the protein MRVLIVEDERELALMLAEGLRDEGMVCDLAHDGLEALKRTGEADYDVVILDRDLPGLGGDAVCRALAAMGHPARILMLTAADTLSDLVEGLGQGADDYMTKPFSYLELVARLRALGRRTAAGRAEVVLSRHGISLDTVRRVAERDGRPLHLTPKELGVLELLLAADGAPVATEELRERLWDTGLDPATTAVRVTVHALRRKIGDPPLIVHDAGYGYRL from the coding sequence ATGCGGGTGCTGATTGTCGAGGACGAGCGGGAGCTGGCCCTGATGCTCGCGGAAGGGCTCCGCGACGAGGGCATGGTCTGCGATCTCGCCCACGACGGCCTGGAGGCGCTCAAGCGGACCGGCGAGGCCGATTACGACGTGGTGATCCTGGACCGGGACCTGCCCGGACTGGGCGGCGACGCCGTGTGCCGTGCGCTCGCCGCGATGGGCCATCCGGCCCGGATCCTGATGCTGACCGCCGCGGACACCCTGTCCGACCTCGTCGAAGGCCTCGGCCAGGGCGCCGACGACTACATGACCAAGCCCTTCTCCTACCTGGAGCTCGTCGCCCGGCTGCGCGCGCTCGGCCGCCGCACCGCGGCCGGCCGGGCCGAGGTGGTGCTGAGCCGGCACGGAATCAGCCTCGACACGGTGCGCAGGGTCGCCGAACGCGACGGCCGTCCGCTGCACCTGACGCCGAAGGAACTGGGCGTCCTGGAACTGCTGCTGGCCGCCGACGGGGCCCCGGTCGCCACCGAGGAACTGCGGGAGCGGCTGTGGGACACGGGACTCGACCCGGCCACCACGGCGGTACGGGTCACCGTGCACGCGCTGCGCCGCAAGATCGGCGATCCGCCGCTGATCGTGCACGACGCGGGCTACGGATACCGGCTGTGA
- a CDS encoding peptidoglycan-binding protein, which translates to MTRTTEPAGTGASTDPAEPAAPLAEEGGRVRSRRRRRVLVPLLVLSVVAGAGAVAVARPWDRGTGGTERAGVQYGLAPVEQGSLSSSIQLTGSLVYDGPTPVVAAGKGTLTWLPAVGAVVKAGQKLYEVDGQPVVLMAGDRPMWRDLGPGVPAGADVEQLERNLVKLGHAKGLGLTADQKFTPDTATAVKRWQKSLGLKETGTVVLGGIVMLPQESARVQQVGAQLGAALGSSSVMTVTREELVVTVRPAENQLSRFKPDGRVRIKSADGSAVEGRIRSLVRGSGSGGEDGAGGAGGGSGDGAGAAKTTVTIVLDGQEQAQRAGQSAVTVTVVGDTADHALIVPVTALLALDGGGYGVRVSDGPTPRLVRVQLGLIADAKAQITGDVQPGAQVVIPK; encoded by the coding sequence GTGACCCGCACGACGGAACCCGCAGGAACCGGAGCATCCACGGACCCCGCGGAACCCGCCGCGCCCCTCGCCGAGGAGGGAGGCCGGGTGCGCAGCAGGAGGCGCCGCAGGGTCCTCGTCCCGCTGCTGGTGCTCTCCGTGGTGGCCGGGGCCGGGGCGGTGGCCGTCGCCCGCCCGTGGGACCGCGGCACCGGGGGGACGGAGCGGGCGGGCGTGCAGTACGGCCTCGCCCCGGTGGAGCAGGGGTCGCTGTCCAGCAGCATCCAGCTCACCGGCTCGCTCGTGTACGACGGGCCCACCCCCGTCGTCGCGGCCGGCAAAGGCACCCTCACGTGGCTCCCGGCGGTCGGCGCCGTCGTCAAGGCCGGACAGAAGCTCTACGAGGTGGACGGGCAGCCGGTGGTGCTGATGGCCGGCGACCGCCCGATGTGGCGCGACCTGGGCCCCGGTGTCCCCGCCGGCGCCGACGTGGAGCAGCTCGAACGCAACCTGGTCAAGCTCGGCCACGCCAAGGGACTCGGCCTCACCGCCGACCAGAAGTTCACCCCGGACACCGCCACCGCCGTGAAGCGCTGGCAGAAGTCGCTGGGGCTCAAGGAGACCGGCACCGTGGTGCTGGGCGGCATCGTCATGCTGCCGCAGGAGTCCGCCCGCGTGCAGCAGGTCGGCGCGCAGCTCGGCGCGGCCCTGGGCAGCTCTTCGGTCATGACCGTGACCCGCGAGGAGCTCGTGGTCACCGTGCGGCCCGCCGAGAACCAGCTCTCCCGGTTCAAGCCGGACGGACGCGTCCGCATCAAGTCGGCCGACGGCTCCGCCGTCGAGGGGCGCATCCGCTCGCTGGTCCGCGGCTCCGGCTCCGGCGGGGAGGACGGTGCCGGCGGAGCGGGCGGCGGCTCCGGGGACGGAGCGGGCGCTGCCAAGACCACCGTGACGATCGTGCTGGACGGCCAGGAACAGGCGCAGCGGGCGGGGCAGTCCGCGGTGACCGTCACCGTGGTGGGCGACACCGCAGACCACGCGCTCATCGTTCCGGTCACCGCGCTGCTCGCCCTGGACGGCGGCGGCTACGGCGTGCGGGTCTCCGACGGACCCACCCCCCGGCTGGTCAGGGTCCAGCTCGGCCTGATCGCCGACGCCAAGGCGCAGATCACCGGCGACGTGCAGCCCGGCGCGCAGGTGGTGATCCCCAAATGA
- a CDS encoding ABC transporter ATP-binding protein, with protein MTAPPAENTAPVLELSGIVKEYPGTPPLRILHGIDLTVEAGELLAVVGPSGSGKSTLLALLGSLDRPTSGRLRFEGRDLAGLSDRELAALRAHRIGFVFQQFFLLAGLTTVENVATGLLYAGASVSERRARAVEALRAVGLGHRLDHRPDQLSGGEKQRVAIARALIGRPALLLADEPTGALDSVSGAAVVELLSTLNAKGTTVVVITHDRALAASFPRRVGIQDGRIEFDERLPEPAGAHP; from the coding sequence ATGACGGCTCCCCCGGCGGAGAACACCGCCCCCGTCCTGGAGCTGTCCGGCATCGTCAAGGAGTATCCGGGCACACCGCCGCTGCGCATCCTGCACGGCATCGACCTCACCGTCGAAGCCGGTGAACTCCTCGCCGTCGTCGGGCCGTCCGGCTCCGGAAAGTCCACCCTCCTCGCGCTGCTCGGCTCGCTCGACCGCCCCACCTCGGGGCGGCTCCGCTTCGAGGGCCGCGATCTGGCCGGCCTGTCCGACCGGGAGCTGGCGGCGCTGCGGGCGCACCGGATCGGCTTCGTCTTCCAGCAGTTCTTCCTGCTGGCCGGGCTCACCACCGTCGAGAACGTGGCGACCGGGCTGCTGTACGCCGGTGCGTCGGTCTCCGAGCGGCGCGCGCGGGCCGTCGAGGCGCTGCGCGCCGTGGGCCTCGGGCACCGGCTGGACCACCGCCCCGACCAGCTCTCGGGCGGAGAGAAGCAGCGCGTGGCGATCGCCCGCGCCCTGATCGGCCGGCCGGCCCTGCTGCTCGCCGACGAGCCCACCGGAGCGCTGGACAGCGTGTCCGGCGCCGCCGTGGTCGAGCTGCTGAGCACCCTGAACGCGAAGGGCACCACGGTGGTGGTCATCACCCACGACCGTGCGCTGGCCGCCTCGTTCCCCCGGCGGGTCGGCATCCAGGACGGCCGCATCGAGTTCGACGAACGTCTCCCGGAGCCCGCTGGAGCCCATCCATGA
- a CDS encoding ABC transporter permease, which produces MDLLRLGMIGPRTRKLRTALSALGISLGIAAVVAVTGISNSNQQHLLARLDQLGSNLITVAPGKGPDQQPVPLPLTAEKMLSAIAPVQLTTATGATKAQVYRNDLVPAQQTGSLTVLAARLNLLEVLRAELRSGRWLDAASENLPVTVLGGQAAQRLAVTGPGERVWLGGQWYQVLGILAPNELAPELGTAALVGWPQAVAHLGADGSAATVYLRSYSERVPQVQAVAAASANPGSPTMVAVSRPSDLLLARTETENSLTALVLVLAGVALLVGGVGIANTMVVGVMERRGEIGLRRALGARGGQISAQFLLEAVLMGFIGGTGGLLLGSLTVYGYALVQGWPAAIPLYTLVAGPTVSVVVAALAGLYPALRAARASPTDALRSA; this is translated from the coding sequence ATGGACCTGCTGCGCCTGGGCATGATCGGGCCGCGGACGCGCAAGCTGCGTACCGCCCTGTCCGCGCTGGGCATCTCGCTGGGCATCGCCGCCGTGGTCGCGGTCACCGGCATCTCGAACTCCAACCAGCAGCACCTGCTGGCACGGCTGGACCAGCTCGGCTCCAACCTGATCACCGTGGCCCCCGGCAAGGGGCCCGACCAGCAGCCGGTGCCGCTCCCGCTCACCGCGGAGAAGATGCTCTCCGCCATCGCGCCCGTGCAGCTGACCACGGCCACCGGGGCCACCAAGGCCCAGGTGTACCGCAACGACCTGGTACCGGCGCAGCAGACGGGCAGCCTCACCGTGCTGGCCGCGCGCCTCAACCTGCTGGAGGTGCTGCGCGCCGAACTCCGGAGCGGGCGGTGGCTGGACGCCGCGAGCGAGAACCTCCCGGTGACCGTGCTCGGCGGCCAGGCCGCGCAGCGCCTCGCCGTCACCGGACCGGGCGAGCGGGTGTGGCTGGGCGGACAGTGGTACCAGGTGCTCGGCATCCTCGCCCCGAACGAACTCGCCCCCGAGCTGGGCACGGCGGCCCTGGTCGGCTGGCCCCAGGCGGTCGCGCACCTGGGGGCCGACGGCAGCGCCGCGACCGTCTACCTGCGGTCGTACTCCGAACGCGTGCCGCAGGTCCAGGCGGTGGCCGCGGCCAGCGCGAATCCCGGCAGCCCGACCATGGTCGCGGTGAGCCGGCCCTCCGATCTGCTGCTGGCCCGCACCGAGACGGAGAACAGCCTCACCGCGCTCGTACTCGTCCTGGCCGGCGTGGCGTTGCTGGTGGGCGGCGTCGGGATCGCCAACACCATGGTCGTCGGCGTGATGGAACGCCGCGGCGAGATCGGGCTGCGCCGCGCGCTGGGGGCCCGGGGCGGCCAGATCTCGGCGCAGTTCCTGCTGGAGGCCGTGCTGATGGGCTTCATCGGCGGGACGGGCGGACTGCTCCTGGGCAGCCTGACGGTGTACGGCTACGCGCTGGTCCAGGGCTGGCCGGCGGCCATCCCGCTCTACACCCTGGTCGCCGGCCCCACGGTCTCGGTGGTGGTGGCCGCGCTCGCCGGGCTCTACCCCGCGCTGCGGGCCGCCCGCGCCTCCCCCACGGACGCCCTGCGTTCGGCGTGA